A stretch of DNA from Basfia succiniciproducens:
TTCTTTGGTTTTACCGAAAGCAAGCGCTTCCGTTTGCGCGAAGAAATTAGACAACAATTTGTTATGGTGATCCGCCAGCGGATTATGGGTTTTCGCCGGTGCGATGAAATCGCAAGGAATCAAGGTGGTTCCCTGGTGAATTAATTGATAAAACGCATGTTGACCGTTGGTGCCCGGTTCGCCCCAAATAATCGGACCGGTTTGATAATTGCTGATAACTTTGCCGTCGCGACCTACATATTTACCGTTGGATTCCATGTTGCCTTGTTGGAAATAAGCGGCAAAACGATGCATATATTGGTCATAAGGTAAAATAGCTTCGGTTTGTGCGCCTTGGAAATTGGTGTTCCATAACCCCACTAATGCAAGGGTTGCGGGAATATTTTGCTCAATCGGAGTATTGCGGAAATGTTTATCCATTTCGTGCGCACCGCTTAATAAGGCTTCGAAGTTTTCAAAACCCACGGAAAGAATAATGGAAAGACCGATAGCCGACCATAATGAATAACGTCCGCCGACCCAGTCCCAGAAACCGAACATATTGTCGGTATCGATACCGAATTTTTCCACTTCCGCCGCATTAGTCGAAAGCGCGGCAAAATGTTTTGCCACATGTTTTTCATCTTTTGCCGTAGCCAGGAACCAATCGCGGGCGGATTTGGCGTTAGTCATGGTTTCTTGGGTGGTAAAGGTTTTTGACGCCACTAAAAATAACGTGGTTTCAGGATTGGTTTTCTTGAACACTTCCGCAATATGCGTACCGTCAACATTGGAGACAAAATGCATATTCAAGTGATTTTTATAAGGGCGCAGAGCCTCGGTAACCATGTAAGGACCTAAATCCGAACCGCCGATACCGATATTCACCACATCGGTAATAGCCTTGCCGGTATAACCTTTCCATTCACCGGAAATCACGCGTTCGCTGAACGCTTTCATTTTTGCCAGAACTTCGTTAACTTCCGGCATCACATCTTTACCGTCAACCAATACCGCCGTATTTGAACGGTTACGCAATGCGGTATGCAGCACGGCGCGATTTTCCGTACAATTGATTTTTTCGCCGCTGAACATGGCTTCTTTAGCTTCGTCCAGCGCGCACTCTTTTGCTAACCGGCGTAATAAATTTAAGGTTTCCTGAGTAATTTTGTTTTTAGAAAAATCCACCAGAATTTCATTATTGAATGTTAATGAATAATCCGCAAAACGATTTTTTTCCTGTTGGAAAAGATCGTTAATCGTCGTATTTTCTAACGTCCCTTTATGCGCTTCTAACGCTTTCCATGCAGCTGTGCTAGTAGGATTAATATTTTGCATAGTATTTTCCTTATTTAAGATTGAATTGAAAACTGATGTTTGAAAATAGTATCAGGTTATAACTAAAACTCATCGTTTGTTTTAATTATACATTTGATAGTTTTAATCAACATATTCCGTAAGAACCCGCGGCGTTAATTTGGTCATTAATTCATAACTTAGCAGACCGGTAATTTCCGCCACTTCCTCGATTGGCAATTCTTTCCCCCAAAGAACCGCTTCATCGCCTACTTTGTCTTTACAATCGGGACCGAGATCCACCGTAACCATGTCCATAGATACGCGGCCGACAATCGGCACCCGGCGTCCATTAATATAAATCGGTGTACCCGCCGGCACATTGCGGGGATAACCGTCACCGTAGCCAATCGCCACCACGCCGATTTTCGTATCCCGCTCGCTCACCCAAATACCGCCGTAACCCACAGGCTCGCCTTTTTTATGATCACGCACGGCAATTAGTGAAGAGGTCAAGGTCATCACCGGGATCAAACCGTATTCACTGCTCGGAATATTAATCGGCGATACGCCATACATAATGATCCCCGGACGAATATATTCCAAATGGGAATCTTCCCAAAATAAAATGCCGCCGGAAGCCGCAATAGTGCGGTTGCCTTTTTTGTTTTTTGTGGCATCCAAAAAGCGATTTAACTGAATATTGGTATAATCGCTGTCGGTTTCGTCAGCGCGGCTGAAATGGCTTACAAACCCCACTTCATCCACATTCGGACAATTCATCAATTCGTTATAGTAATAATCCACCTCTTCCAGACT
This window harbors:
- the pgi gene encoding glucose-6-phosphate isomerase, translated to MQNINPTSTAAWKALEAHKGTLENTTINDLFQQEKNRFADYSLTFNNEILVDFSKNKITQETLNLLRRLAKECALDEAKEAMFSGEKINCTENRAVLHTALRNRSNTAVLVDGKDVMPEVNEVLAKMKAFSERVISGEWKGYTGKAITDVVNIGIGGSDLGPYMVTEALRPYKNHLNMHFVSNVDGTHIAEVFKKTNPETTLFLVASKTFTTQETMTNAKSARDWFLATAKDEKHVAKHFAALSTNAAEVEKFGIDTDNMFGFWDWVGGRYSLWSAIGLSIILSVGFENFEALLSGAHEMDKHFRNTPIEQNIPATLALVGLWNTNFQGAQTEAILPYDQYMHRFAAYFQQGNMESNGKYVGRDGKVISNYQTGPIIWGEPGTNGQHAFYQLIHQGTTLIPCDFIAPAKTHNPLADHHNKLLSNFFAQTEALAFGKTKETVEAEFLKAGKSLDEVKDVVPFKVFTGNKPTNSILLQEITPFSLGALIAMYEHKIFVQGVIFNIFSFDQWGVELGKQLANRILPELSGDEQVTGHDSSTNGLINQFKAWR
- the alr gene encoding alanine racemase — translated: MKPATVKISSVALKHNIQIIKQKAPHSKIIAVVKANAYGHGVEFVSSTLENLVDGFGVARLAEALSVRSNGVTKPILLLEGFFSPKDLPILSVNNIQTVVHNQDQLDAIKRANLENPIKVWLKIDTGMHRLGVSLEEVDYYYNELMNCPNVDEVGFVSHFSRADETDSDYTNIQLNRFLDATKNKKGNRTIAASGGILFWEDSHLEYIRPGIIMYGVSPINIPSSEYGLIPVMTLTSSLIAVRDHKKGEPVGYGGIWVSERDTKIGVVAIGYGDGYPRNVPAGTPIYINGRRVPIVGRVSMDMVTVDLGPDCKDKVGDEAVLWGKELPIEEVAEITGLLSYELMTKLTPRVLTEYVD